One stretch of Pedobacter riviphilus DNA includes these proteins:
- a CDS encoding HEPN domain-containing protein, which translates to MFSKSGTFLNGGSTQLIADQVSTAYQNGIDKANKFLSGATFYFKQQHFEYCAFMLHQVFDLMYRAIEVLVMGKDKKTHRIKVHQLYIKTYVKPLSELFNYGAEEVDLLHLLDEAYLAVRYENNYQIGEPDVLRLFEKADLLYVLAEQVYQGVMNRHFDQQVSRIGMG; encoded by the coding sequence TTGTTCAGTAAATCTGGAACTTTTTTAAACGGGGGCTCAACTCAGCTTATTGCAGATCAGGTGAGCACCGCGTACCAGAATGGAATTGATAAGGCCAATAAATTTTTATCGGGCGCAACCTTCTATTTTAAACAACAGCATTTCGAATACTGCGCTTTTATGCTTCATCAGGTTTTCGATCTGATGTACCGGGCAATTGAAGTTCTGGTAATGGGAAAGGATAAAAAAACGCACCGCATTAAAGTGCATCAATTGTATATTAAAACTTATGTTAAGCCGCTTTCCGAGTTGTTTAACTACGGCGCAGAAGAGGTTGATCTGTTACATTTGCTTGATGAGGCTTACCTGGCCGTCCGCTACGAAAACAATTACCAGATCGGTGAACCAGATGTGTTACGCCTGTTTGAGAAGGCAGATTTATTGTATGTGCTTGCAGAACAGGTTTATCAGGGTGTGATGAACAGGCATTTCGATCAACAGGTTAGCAGAATAGGTATGGGTTAA
- a CDS encoding RagB/SusD family nutrient uptake outer membrane protein — translation MKKILTILFTIAVVTGCKKDLLTTTPPSQVASEMMWTTDNLTDQGMTGVYATLRYGMASGGASGLELYQMDCLGFTGQTSGAESLLSGTITPSNGYFSGHWQNLYEGIQRANDALKNIALKSPSSPEKKARYIAEAKFLRAYFYLRLNQLYKGVPIYLEPYLPEEAFKPRSTEAEVWAQVISDLTAAIAEPNLPDRYASGNGNYGHVTKGAAYALRGKAYMYTQKWDLATADFQKVKDAGYGLFANYSALFKTANEQSNEMIFSIQNIGVTGFGSTTQFYCGTRSSFGSCWNTYHVSPNLVDLYENADGSKFNWDAVIPGYSALSVAEREVYFLRNNLTAAEIAAATTRGAKMSLYLPTGNEARIMQAYANRDPRLAANVITPYSTYLGVFGGANAVVTSRWPYRAEGATNGDLRTDTQSLFYYLYRKYVYEGATETPGRDYGPTDFVLIRYADVLLMWAEALNEQGLTSEAIAKVNEVRTRAGVALLQNANAVLPTFVSDQTDLRERIRNERRVEFPNEGINFFDEMRWKSWKDKVFYAGNGVKQAWGKVVYAYSFKGDYLYNWAIPAVEIERNPSLTQNAGWIN, via the coding sequence ATGAAAAAGATTTTAACCATATTATTTACAATTGCAGTAGTTACGGGTTGTAAAAAAGATTTATTAACAACTACACCTCCTTCGCAAGTTGCATCAGAAATGATGTGGACAACTGATAACCTAACCGACCAGGGAATGACCGGTGTTTATGCCACTTTAAGATACGGCATGGCATCAGGTGGTGCCTCAGGTTTAGAATTGTATCAAATGGATTGTTTAGGTTTTACCGGACAAACTTCGGGTGCAGAGTCTTTGTTGTCAGGAACAATAACCCCGAGTAATGGCTATTTCAGTGGGCACTGGCAAAACCTTTACGAAGGTATTCAGCGTGCAAATGATGCATTAAAAAACATTGCATTAAAATCGCCTTCTTCTCCTGAGAAAAAAGCAAGGTACATTGCTGAAGCAAAATTTTTAAGGGCTTATTTTTATTTAAGGTTAAATCAATTGTATAAAGGCGTACCCATTTATTTAGAGCCTTATCTTCCTGAAGAAGCATTTAAACCACGTTCTACAGAAGCAGAAGTTTGGGCTCAGGTAATCAGTGATTTAACTGCTGCAATTGCGGAACCAAACCTACCTGATAGATATGCTAGTGGTAATGGAAATTATGGTCATGTTACTAAGGGTGCAGCTTATGCTTTACGTGGCAAAGCCTATATGTATACGCAAAAGTGGGATTTAGCCACAGCAGATTTTCAAAAAGTTAAAGATGCTGGTTATGGTTTGTTTGCAAATTATAGCGCATTGTTTAAAACTGCTAACGAACAATCTAACGAAATGATTTTCTCTATTCAGAATATTGGAGTTACTGGTTTTGGTTCAACTACGCAATTTTATTGCGGTACCCGTTCTTCTTTTGGCTCTTGCTGGAATACTTATCATGTTTCTCCAAACCTGGTAGATTTATATGAAAACGCTGATGGCTCTAAATTTAACTGGGATGCTGTTATACCTGGATATTCGGCACTTTCTGTAGCAGAACGAGAGGTTTACTTTTTAAGAAACAACCTAACAGCAGCCGAAATTGCAGCAGCCACTACAAGAGGTGCAAAAATGAGTTTGTATTTACCAACAGGTAACGAAGCACGTATTATGCAGGCTTATGCTAACCGCGATCCTCGATTGGCTGCAAACGTAATTACACCATACTCAACTTATTTGGGGGTATTTGGCGGAGCAAATGCAGTGGTAACCTCAAGATGGCCTTATCGTGCTGAAGGCGCTACGAATGGTGATTTGCGTACAGATACACAAAGCCTATTCTATTATTTATACCGTAAATATGTTTACGAAGGTGCAACAGAAACACCTGGCAGAGATTATGGACCAACAGATTTTGTATTGATTAGATACGCAGATGTGTTGTTAATGTGGGCAGAAGCGCTGAATGAACAAGGTTTAACTTCTGAGGCAATCGCTAAAGTAAATGAAGTAAGAACGCGTGCTGGTGTAGCTTTACTTCAAAATGCCAACGCGGTATTGCCAACATTTGTATCTGATCAAACAGATTTAAGAGAAAGGATCCGCAATGAAAGAAGAGTAGAGTTTCCTAATGAAGGTATTAACTTCTTTGATGAAATGAGATGGAAGAGCTGGAAAGACAAAGTTTTTTATGCAGGTAACGGTGTAAAACAGGCTTGGGGCAAAGTTGTATATGCCTACTCATTTAAGGGTGATTATCTTTATAATTGGGCAATTCCAGCTGTAGAGATAGAAAGAAACCCCAGCCTGACTCAAAATGCAGGTTGGATAAATTAG
- a CDS encoding hybrid sensor histidine kinase/response regulator transcription factor, whose amino-acid sequence MNMKVLLLFIFTLFAMAGKAQDQYAFKHLNVENGLSQSSVLSIAQDARGFLWFGTRFGLNKYDSQTFKIYNNKNGNKKSLSTSSYLSSIVSLKNGSLLIGTQNGLNKYNEKDDNFDRYQHNDSLPSSLSNSTINCIYQDKKNRVWVGTANGLNLLTDTTHYRFKHFLYQKKQDLQIYTITEDHNGTLWLSTSNGLMNMRFSGNRVIYKHFTVYSDELAKAIDNHITTMVEDRENNLWLGTKQTGVSKLNLSTESIINYKYSSLNPKGINSNNVRKIMLDQEGKLWIGTLHGINIYNPATQSFSTLQNEPENPSSLSQNSVYDIFQDRQGIIWVGTYYGAINMVYPNYTPFKVYRSTATPNGLSSNVVSSIMEDQHQNLWIATEGEGINYYDRKNNTFIRYKNNPNNPLSLSANLVKSVIRDKNNKVWIGTHYGGLNLFNPNTKTFVRYTKHKNDTSSISSDEITAVFEDSYGRFWVGTNSGLNSFNSTTGKFIRNRVNGLIDAVLYIFEDSKRTLWVATNAGLFQLKNGAAKFVNRVAANPEILNYNEISCITEDKAGYLLIGTARNGMFKLLPEKHQYMRVTTLDGLPSNTIMGILEDDFNNLWITTDKGLCKYNPRQKTFKTYNIKDGLPGNEFNYKSFLKDSKGEFFFGGLSGMVSFFPSEIKENKNTPPVIFTGLKLFNKPIALNTEDGLLKQNISTIKSITFEADQNVFSIDFTLLNFIKSDKNHYAYKLGGFEKNWNYVDNPSASYTNLSPGNYTLMVKGSNNDGLWTNKISTLNIKILPPFYKTWWAYLFYFCAFAAISIVFIRYLLIKAVLKKEKEINEHKLEFFTNISHEIRTPLTLIVGPLDKLIENAKDDPALNRELQPIKNNADRLMNLVTELLDFRKAESGKMALHISPGDVVKFCREIFLAFQNMAISKNIDYQFETEQAEIELYFDKVQMEKVMFNLLSNAFKFTPVKGKISLKIEVEKQLVNIKIRDNGKGIALENQANLFTNFYQANTNTTIGTGLGLSFSKSIVALHHGEITFESTPQSENQHGATCFTISLKTGKTHFKPADFVKDYVYYDDATNYELPAAAEHQQATEREAVVSLAAKKYSILLVEDNEDVRAFIKNALGNIYTIYESENGATGLEIALEIIPDLIISDVMMPVMDGLELCRKLKTDERTSHIPVVLLTARSAYIHQVNGFENGADAYIMKPFNLKILELNIQNLLNARETIKQKFAQVVTLEPKNMVINTTEQNFLNKIIQIIEDRIADTEFDVPTLATEIGMSQPVLYKKIRALTDLSVNDFIKSIRIKRAAQLLKQGVGNISEIAYSVGFSDRKYFSSEFKKHFGKTPSEFISNT is encoded by the coding sequence ATGAATATGAAAGTCCTGCTCCTCTTTATATTTACACTCTTCGCTATGGCAGGCAAAGCGCAAGACCAGTACGCCTTTAAACACCTAAACGTAGAGAACGGACTTTCGCAAAGCTCGGTACTATCAATTGCCCAGGATGCACGGGGCTTTCTCTGGTTCGGAACCCGTTTTGGACTCAACAAATACGATTCTCAAACTTTTAAAATCTACAATAATAAAAATGGCAATAAAAAAAGCCTGAGCACATCTTCCTATCTCTCTTCCATTGTATCACTTAAAAACGGATCGCTGTTAATCGGCACTCAAAACGGGCTAAATAAGTACAATGAAAAGGACGATAATTTTGACCGTTATCAGCACAATGATAGCCTTCCCTCCAGTCTGAGTAACTCTACGATCAACTGCATTTATCAGGATAAAAAAAACAGGGTTTGGGTAGGCACGGCAAATGGATTAAATTTACTAACTGATACTACCCACTATCGTTTTAAACATTTTTTATACCAGAAAAAACAAGATTTACAAATTTATACCATTACCGAAGACCACAATGGCACCTTGTGGCTAAGTACCAGCAATGGTTTAATGAATATGCGCTTCAGTGGGAACAGGGTTATTTATAAGCATTTTACGGTCTATAGCGATGAGCTTGCCAAAGCCATTGATAACCATATCACCACGATGGTAGAAGATCGTGAAAACAACCTTTGGCTTGGCACTAAACAAACTGGCGTAAGTAAGCTCAACCTAAGCACCGAAAGCATTATCAACTATAAATATTCGAGCCTTAACCCCAAGGGCATCAACAGTAATAATGTGCGTAAAATCATGCTCGATCAGGAAGGTAAACTATGGATTGGCACCTTGCACGGCATCAACATCTATAACCCGGCAACCCAAAGTTTCAGTACCTTACAGAATGAGCCCGAAAATCCTTCCAGTTTAAGCCAAAATTCGGTTTACGATATCTTTCAGGACCGTCAGGGTATTATTTGGGTGGGTACTTATTATGGGGCCATCAACATGGTTTATCCCAATTATACGCCTTTTAAGGTTTATCGCAGCACTGCCACGCCAAATGGCCTGAGCAGCAATGTTGTAAGTTCAATAATGGAAGACCAACACCAAAACCTATGGATTGCTACTGAAGGTGAAGGCATTAATTATTACGATAGGAAAAACAATACGTTCATCCGTTACAAAAACAACCCCAATAACCCTTTAAGCCTAAGTGCCAACCTGGTAAAATCAGTTATCCGTGATAAAAACAATAAAGTTTGGATTGGTACACATTATGGCGGATTAAACCTTTTTAACCCCAATACCAAAACTTTTGTCAGATACACCAAGCACAAAAACGATACCTCATCTATTAGCAGCGATGAAATTACAGCTGTTTTCGAAGATAGTTATGGCCGCTTTTGGGTAGGTACCAACAGTGGCTTAAATAGCTTTAATAGTACTACTGGTAAATTTATCCGCAACCGGGTAAACGGCCTTATCGATGCGGTCCTTTACATTTTCGAAGACAGCAAACGAACCTTGTGGGTGGCTACCAATGCAGGGCTTTTCCAATTAAAAAACGGTGCAGCTAAATTTGTAAACCGCGTGGCTGCCAATCCTGAAATTTTAAATTACAACGAAATCAGTTGCATTACCGAAGATAAGGCTGGTTACCTGTTAATTGGCACCGCTAGGAACGGAATGTTTAAACTCCTTCCCGAAAAGCACCAATATATGCGGGTAACCACACTTGATGGCCTGCCGAGCAACACTATCATGGGTATACTTGAAGATGATTTTAATAACCTGTGGATTACTACAGACAAAGGTTTATGTAAATACAACCCCAGGCAGAAAACTTTTAAAACCTACAATATTAAAGATGGACTGCCTGGCAATGAATTTAATTACAAATCATTTTTGAAAGATAGCAAAGGCGAGTTTTTCTTTGGTGGATTAAGTGGAATGGTCAGCTTTTTCCCCAGCGAGATTAAAGAAAACAAAAACACCCCGCCTGTTATTTTTACCGGACTAAAACTGTTTAATAAACCAATAGCACTAAACACCGAAGATGGCTTACTGAAACAGAACATCAGCACCATTAAATCAATTACCTTCGAAGCAGACCAGAATGTATTTTCAATAGATTTTACACTACTTAACTTTATAAAATCCGATAAAAACCATTATGCCTACAAACTAGGAGGTTTTGAAAAAAACTGGAATTATGTCGATAATCCATCAGCCAGTTATACCAACCTCTCGCCCGGAAACTACACCCTAATGGTGAAGGGAAGTAATAATGATGGCCTTTGGACCAACAAAATCAGCACATTAAATATTAAGATTTTACCTCCATTTTATAAAACCTGGTGGGCCTATCTCTTTTACTTTTGCGCTTTTGCAGCCATTTCCATTGTATTTATACGTTATTTATTAATAAAAGCTGTACTTAAAAAAGAAAAAGAGATTAACGAGCATAAACTAGAGTTTTTCACCAATATCTCGCACGAAATCCGCACGCCTTTAACCCTTATTGTAGGCCCGTTGGATAAACTGATCGAAAATGCTAAAGACGATCCGGCTTTAAACCGTGAACTGCAGCCCATTAAAAACAATGCCGACCGCCTGATGAACCTGGTTACCGAGCTGCTCGATTTTAGAAAGGCCGAAAGTGGAAAAATGGCGTTGCACATCAGTCCTGGCGATGTAGTGAAGTTTTGCAGAGAAATATTTTTGGCTTTCCAGAACATGGCCATTTCTAAAAATATCGATTATCAGTTTGAAACGGAACAGGCAGAAATTGAACTTTATTTTGATAAAGTTCAAATGGAAAAAGTGATGTTTAATCTGCTCTCAAATGCCTTTAAGTTTACCCCTGTAAAGGGAAAAATTAGCTTAAAAATAGAAGTGGAAAAACAGTTGGTTAATATTAAGATCCGCGATAACGGCAAGGGCATTGCTTTAGAGAACCAGGCCAATTTATTCACCAATTTCTACCAGGCCAATACCAATACAACCATTGGTACGGGTTTAGGTTTATCTTTTTCGAAAAGTATTGTAGCGCTGCATCACGGTGAGATTACCTTCGAAAGTACTCCTCAAAGCGAAAACCAACATGGCGCTACCTGCTTTACCATAAGTTTAAAAACCGGGAAAACACATTTTAAACCGGCAGATTTTGTAAAAGACTATGTGTATTACGATGATGCGACCAATTATGAACTCCCGGCTGCCGCAGAACATCAGCAGGCTACAGAAAGGGAAGCTGTTGTATCTCTTGCAGCTAAAAAATACAGTATTTTACTGGTAGAGGATAATGAAGATGTAAGGGCATTTATTAAAAACGCACTGGGCAATATTTACACCATTTACGAAAGCGAAAACGGAGCCACAGGTTTGGAAATAGCATTGGAAATCATTCCCGATCTCATTATCAGCGATGTAATGATGCCCGTTATGGATGGCCTGGAACTGTGCCGAAAACTTAAAACAGATGAGCGAACCAGTCATATCCCAGTGGTATTACTCACTGCACGTTCTGCTTATATACATCAGGTAAATGGTTTCGAAAATGGTGCCGATGCCTATATTATGAAACCTTTTAACCTCAAAATACTGGAGCTGAACATTCAGAACCTCTTAAATGCACGCGAAACCATTAAACAAAAATTTGCGCAGGTAGTTACGCTCGAACCGAAAAACATGGTAATCAATACCACAGAGCAAAACTTTTTAAATAAAATTATTCAGATTATTGAAGACCGGATTGCCGATACGGAGTTTGATGTACCTACCCTGGCCACTGAAATCGGCATGAGCCAGCCTGTACTGTACAAAAAAATAAGGGCACTTACCGATCTTTCGGTTAACGATTTTATTAAATCGATACGCATTAAAAGGGCTGCACAGCTATTAAAACAAGGTGTTGGTAATATCTCAGAAATTGCCTACTCCGTGGGCTTTAGCGACCGGAAATATTTTAGCTCAGAATTTAAAAAACATTTCGGAAAAACACCGAGTGAGTTTATCAGCAACACTTAA
- a CDS encoding helix-turn-helix domain-containing protein has product MNENQRLKTLMDLLYFKTQKDFAAALNIKQGSLSDILRERINVSNAIKDKLEMKFDVNLTWLEDGIGEPFFKKKPAVGESKEGVPYFDMSLSDAKELIVEEQRAEYLVNYLPFNDCTAYLPVYGDSMYPNMLRAKL; this is encoded by the coding sequence ATGAATGAAAATCAACGCTTAAAAACATTAATGGATTTACTGTATTTTAAAACTCAGAAAGATTTTGCTGCTGCGTTGAATATAAAACAGGGCTCTTTATCAGATATTTTAAGAGAAAGGATTAATGTATCTAATGCGATTAAAGATAAGCTGGAGATGAAATTCGACGTAAATTTAACCTGGCTTGAGGATGGAATTGGCGAACCGTTTTTCAAAAAGAAACCAGCCGTTGGCGAAAGCAAAGAGGGTGTACCTTATTTCGACATGAGCCTATCGGATGCGAAAGAACTCATCGTAGAAGAGCAACGGGCAGAATACCTGGTAAATTATCTCCCTTTTAACGATTGCACAGCCTACTTGCCGGTTTATGGCGATAGCATGTACCCAAATATGCTGCGGGCGAAATTATAG
- a CDS encoding SusC/RagA family TonB-linked outer membrane protein, which yields MDKLYKHLKIGEAKLSRFYCPVKLFSLIMLLSFTAFTAFAQSIKISGTVKDTQGGTIPGVSVTVKGTSTTAVTGGDGKYTIAVPSAQNTLVFSYIGYDTKEVLAGKATTLNVTLQEQNNSLNDVVVVAYGVQKKVNVIGSVSSISAKSIENRPVTNLSSSLGGLSSGVFVRQSSGKPGSDGATLRIRGTGTINNNNPLVVVDGVIGSIDAVNPNDVESVSVLKDAAASSIYGSLAANGVILITTKRGNSGKTVVSYAGLASIAKPANLPTFVTDYITHMNLVNEGYRNLGQSPIYTDATIAQWAAANANPDGLTPQGVPNYIAYPNTDWGKAIFENNVVQQHNISLNGGSENTKFLLSALYLNNPGTMANTGSDKYNLRINLESKVAKFLTVGTQTFASYQTYGLANTDNAFNFLRQTTPGVYPVWNGKYGFPSAAEESSTANNIVQYLYGTGGDDNETRINTTVFARFDILKGLDFETRFNYQTRQEEFNNHAITFEKWNFATNTLKVPKTTADQLTTNYGFNKNYGITIDNILKYNTTIAKHHDISLLAGYNQYYYNYYNIGATGKGLYDEAVTTLGAATAITSGTGGEYDYAMRSAYGRLNYAYKSKYLFEGVFRYDGSSKFAEDYRWGFFPAFSAGWRISQEPFMSKLNDYIGNLKLRASWGKTGNNIMNTNPALGNYDYQALYSGTNYSYNGAQASGLISTKFANPFLVWEATTTTNLGLDGNLFHGKMNFEIDLYNKFTSKILFIPTIPITAGTATAATQNIAEMSNKGLELTLGYNNNIGDFKYGVSGNFAYNFNRVTKYKGAYQAGYTTDALGNRVYTSNLGSVSSGGTNRILADHEFNEYYMQTVYKGNGNYFTDGKVNINGGPKDGMIRTPADMDWLNAMIAAGYSFQPAGGVGKTKIYYGDLIYADNNGDGLYGNSFDAQFLNKSSTPRFNYGFSMNLSYKNIDLSMLWSGSAGMWYYWNATGYNNSVVSLGNAVSTLIANDHYYYNDANPNDPANNINAKYPRLKNTTDVQNASVASDFYLYNASYLKLKNLQIGYTLPEKISKKAAMSRARIFLSGENLFTITNYPGLDPEIGAGVSYPTMRQYSLGLNVTF from the coding sequence ATGGATAAACTTTACAAACATCTCAAAATTGGAGAAGCAAAACTGAGTCGTTTTTACTGCCCGGTAAAACTATTCTCACTAATTATGCTTTTGAGTTTTACGGCATTTACCGCCTTTGCTCAATCTATAAAAATTTCAGGAACAGTAAAAGATACCCAAGGTGGAACAATACCTGGAGTAAGTGTTACGGTAAAAGGTACTTCTACAACAGCGGTAACCGGAGGTGATGGTAAATACACTATTGCTGTGCCATCGGCCCAAAACACATTAGTATTTAGCTATATTGGTTACGATACTAAAGAAGTATTGGCTGGAAAGGCTACAACCTTAAACGTTACGCTGCAAGAGCAAAACAACAGCTTAAATGATGTAGTTGTAGTAGCTTATGGCGTGCAGAAAAAAGTTAATGTAATTGGCTCTGTATCTAGCATTAGTGCCAAATCAATCGAAAATAGACCCGTTACCAACTTATCATCATCTCTTGGTGGCTTAAGCTCGGGTGTGTTTGTTCGTCAATCATCTGGCAAGCCAGGCTCGGATGGTGCCACCCTCAGGATCCGTGGTACAGGAACAATAAATAACAATAACCCATTAGTGGTGGTAGATGGGGTTATCGGTAGTATAGATGCCGTTAATCCAAACGATGTTGAAAGTGTTTCGGTTTTAAAAGATGCGGCCGCTTCATCTATCTATGGTTCACTTGCTGCAAACGGAGTTATCTTAATTACTACAAAAAGAGGAAATAGCGGAAAAACGGTAGTAAGTTATGCGGGTTTAGCATCAATTGCAAAACCTGCCAACCTGCCAACTTTTGTAACCGATTATATTACCCACATGAATTTGGTTAATGAAGGTTACCGTAATTTAGGCCAAAGTCCTATTTATACCGATGCTACCATAGCACAATGGGCAGCAGCAAACGCCAATCCTGATGGATTAACCCCGCAAGGTGTACCCAATTATATTGCTTATCCGAATACAGATTGGGGCAAAGCTATATTTGAAAATAATGTTGTGCAACAACATAATATTTCCTTAAATGGTGGATCTGAAAATACAAAATTCTTATTATCTGCATTGTATCTTAACAATCCGGGTACAATGGCAAATACAGGTTCTGATAAATACAATTTACGTATCAATCTAGAATCGAAAGTAGCTAAATTTTTAACTGTAGGTACGCAAACCTTTGCTTCCTATCAAACCTATGGTTTAGCCAATACCGATAATGCATTTAACTTTCTTCGTCAAACTACTCCAGGTGTATATCCGGTTTGGAATGGTAAATACGGTTTTCCGTCTGCTGCTGAAGAATCTTCAACCGCAAATAACATTGTGCAATACCTATATGGTACTGGCGGTGATGATAATGAGACCCGAATCAACACAACTGTTTTTGCAAGATTTGATATTTTAAAAGGTTTAGATTTCGAAACCCGTTTTAACTATCAAACCCGCCAGGAAGAATTTAATAACCATGCCATTACTTTCGAAAAATGGAATTTTGCAACCAATACATTAAAAGTACCTAAAACTACAGCCGACCAGTTAACCACAAATTACGGTTTTAATAAAAATTATGGGATAACCATAGATAACATTTTAAAATATAACACCACTATAGCCAAACACCACGATATTAGTTTGTTGGCAGGTTACAATCAATACTACTATAACTATTATAACATTGGTGCTACCGGAAAAGGCTTGTACGATGAAGCGGTTACAACACTTGGTGCTGCTACTGCAATAACATCGGGAACTGGTGGTGAGTATGATTATGCTATGCGTTCGGCTTATGGTCGTTTAAACTACGCTTACAAAAGTAAATACCTTTTTGAAGGGGTGTTCAGGTATGACGGATCTTCAAAATTTGCGGAAGATTATCGTTGGGGATTTTTTCCTGCTTTCTCTGCAGGGTGGCGAATTTCTCAAGAACCATTTATGAGTAAATTGAATGATTACATTGGAAATTTAAAACTTCGTGCCTCGTGGGGTAAAACTGGTAACAACATCATGAATACCAACCCGGCTTTAGGTAACTACGATTATCAGGCACTTTACAGTGGTACCAACTATTCATATAATGGTGCACAAGCTAGCGGATTAATATCAACCAAATTTGCCAACCCATTTTTGGTTTGGGAAGCCACCACAACAACCAACCTTGGTTTAGACGGTAATTTATTTCATGGTAAAATGAATTTTGAAATTGATTTGTATAACAAATTCACATCTAAAATTCTATTTATACCAACTATTCCTATAACGGCTGGAACCGCCACTGCAGCAACTCAAAATATTGCAGAAATGTCTAATAAAGGTTTAGAGCTTACTTTAGGTTATAATAATAACATCGGCGATTTTAAATATGGTGTTTCGGGTAATTTTGCCTATAATTTTAACCGTGTAACCAAATACAAAGGTGCTTATCAGGCTGGTTATACAACAGATGCGTTAGGAAACAGGGTTTATACTTCAAATCTGGGCAGTGTTTCAAGCGGAGGTACGAACCGTATTTTAGCTGATCACGAGTTTAATGAATATTACATGCAAACCGTTTATAAAGGCAATGGAAATTATTTTACAGATGGTAAAGTAAATATTAATGGCGGACCTAAAGATGGTATGATCCGTACACCAGCTGATATGGATTGGTTAAATGCAATGATTGCAGCAGGGTACTCTTTCCAGCCGGCAGGAGGTGTTGGTAAAACCAAAATTTATTATGGTGATTTAATCTATGCTGATAACAATGGTGATGGACTTTATGGTAATAGTTTTGATGCGCAGTTTCTGAATAAATCATCTACACCAAGGTTTAACTATGGCTTTAGCATGAATTTATCGTATAAAAACATAGATCTTTCTATGCTATGGTCGGGTAGTGCAGGTATGTGGTATTACTGGAATGCTACCGGTTATAACAACTCTGTTGTATCTCTTGGTAATGCAGTAAGTACCTTAATTGCAAACGATCATTATTATTACAACGATGCAAATCCTAACGATCCGGCTAATAATATTAATGCAAAATATCCAAGGCTTAAAAACACTACCGATGTTCAAAACGCATCAGTAGCAAGTGATTTTTACTTATATAATGCTTCTTACCTAAAATTGAAAAACTTACAGATTGGTTATACGCTACCAGAAAAAATTTCTAAAAAAGCAGCTATGAGCAGGGCAAGAATTTTCCTGTCAGGAGAAAACCTGTTTACCATTACCAATTATCCGGGCTTAGATCCTGAAATCGGTGCAGGAGTATCTTATCCAACTATGCGCCAGTATTCTTTAGGCTTAAATGTTACTTTTTAA